A single window of Haemorhous mexicanus isolate bHaeMex1 chromosome 28, bHaeMex1.pri, whole genome shotgun sequence DNA harbors:
- the CDK5R1 gene encoding cyclin-dependent kinase 5 activator 1 has protein sequence MGTVLSLSPSYRKAPLFEEGAATVGHYTAVQNSKNAKEKGLKRHSLISVLPWKRIAAVSAKKKSSKKVQPNGGYQSNVTHLNNENLKKSLSCANLATFAPPPPPAAAAAALASAQKAPPAAPAAAASATPRRVVVQASTSELLRCLGEFLCRRCYRLKHLSPTDPVLWLRSVDRSLLLQGWQDQGFITPANVVFLYMLCRDVISAEVASDHELQAVLLTCLYLSYSYMGNEISYPLKPFLVESCKEAFWDRCLSIIDLMSPKMLQVNADPHYFTQVFADLKKESGSEEKGRLLIGLDR, from the coding sequence ATGGGCACGGTGCTGTCGCTGTCGCCGAGCTACCGGAAGGCCCCGCTGTTCGAGGAGGGGGCGGCCACGGTGGGGCACTACACGGCGGTGCAGAACAGCAAGAACGCGAAGGAGAAGGGCCTGAAGCGGCACTCGCTGATCTCGGTGCTGCCCTGGAAGCGCATCGCCGCCGTCTCCGCCAAGAAGAAGAGCTCCAAGAAGGTGCAGCCCAACGGCGGCTACCAGAGCAACGTGACCCACCTCAACAACGAGAACCTGAAGAAATCGCTCTCCTGCGCCAACCTCGCCACCTTcgcccccccgccgccccccgccgccgccgccgccgctctcGCCTCGGCGCAGAAGGCGCCCccggccgcgcccgccgccgccgcctccgccacCCCGCGCCGGGTCGTGGTGCAGGCGTCCACCAGCGAGCTGCTGCGCTGCCTCGGCGAGTTCCTGTGCCGCCGCTGCTACCGCCTGAAGCACCTCTCGCCCACCGACCCCGTGCTCTGGCTGCGCTCCGTGGATCGctcgctgctgctgcagggctggcaggaccaGGGCTTCATCACGCCGGCCAACGTGGTCTTCCTCTACATGCTGTGCCGGGACGTCATCTCGGCCGAGGTGGCCAGCGACCACGaactgcaggcagtgctgctcacctgcctgTACCTCTCCTACTCCTACATGGGCAACGAGATCTCCTACCCGCTGAAGCCCTTCCTGGTGGAGAGCTGTAAGGAGGCCTTCTGGGACCGCTGCCTCTCCATCATCGACCTCATGAGCCCCAAGATGCTGCAGGTCAACGCCGACCCGCACTACTTCACCCAGGTCTTCGCCGACCTCAAGAAGGAGAGCGGCTCCGAGGAGAAGGGCCGGCTGCTCATCGGCCTCGACCGGTGa